The Helicoverpa armigera isolate CAAS_96S chromosome 25, ASM3070526v1, whole genome shotgun sequence genome has a window encoding:
- the LOC110376683 gene encoding uncharacterized protein LOC110376683, whose product MCIMEVKLIVVLLVTMTLVVNDLVLADFFFNHPLPKQEDVGQKMVCVPGRTIIKITEKRVTLNTEPDSNSEEFDMRKSARRWHMTTPTKDQSCQMCVCNDSGKKEYCSKRSADSVNECIRIKALTEEYNAGIPYSHSRALAYRIRRVNSGNIPTAKCVPFVSEYTDCNEDNVCSGCSRCTCTGEGEWSCEEVKDCREDGGEDDEDIEEPDDGIFDNALKTLETEMNKKRLLNIKNSQHPRVPAPNVLQEQDDLLGYLVAIPRQ is encoded by the exons ATGTGCATCATGGAAGTCAAGCTGATCGTAGTCCTGCTGGTCACGATGACACTCGTGGTCAACGACCTCGTCTTAGCTG ACTTCTTTTTTAACCACCCGCTGCCAAAACAAGAGGATGTAGGCCAGAAAATGGTATGTGTTCCTGGGCGAACCATAATCAAGATAACAGAGAAACGTGTGACATTAAATACCGAGCCGGATAGCAACTCAGAGGAGTTCGATATGCGCAAGTCAGCTAGAAGGTGGCACATGACAACACCTACGAAAGATCAGTCCTGCCAGATGTGCGTGTGCAACGATAGTGGAAAGAAAGAGTACTGCAGCAAAAGATCAGCTGACAGTGTTAACGAATGTATCAGGATCAAAGCCCTGACGGAAGAATACAATGCCGGTATACCGTACTCGCACTCCAGGGCTCTAGCGTACAGGATCAGACGAG TAAACTCTGGTAACATACCAACTGCGAAATGTGTCCCTTTCGTTTCGGAGTACACCGACTGTAATGAAG ATAACGTTTGCTCGGGCTGCAGTAGATGCACTTGCACAGGTGAGGGTGAATGGTCCTGTGAGGAAGTCAAGGACTGCCGGGAAGATGGAGGTGAGGATGATGAGGACATCGAGGAACCTGACGACGGGATCTTTGATAACGCTCTCAAGACGCTAGAGACTG AAATGAACAAGAAGCGTTTGTTGAATATAAAGAACTCGCAGCACCCGAGAGTTCCAGCTCCCAATGTGCTCCAGGAACAAGACGATCTATTAG GTTATTTGGTAGCAATACCTCGTCAATGA
- the LOC110376682 gene encoding uncharacterized protein LOC110376682, translating into MADSSHNNTIEHHRAVEEINEVALKDLNLTGTLVAKKIDPLPLIAGTRRAGFVDNSSKALQIDFNHPKAYNQINDNKIETVEQETKFDSSHENLKTVLGNYTQMSKNSNLSKIVVNELKKGSEIIGDANAPVTSNITFTPENDTLTAMAFIAGNLLNKLWDMEKDASTTSTETDVMKHEKIADLLDLFKEPLNIRQETFLKNALEQLSTAVDKNKNAQNISICQTITDVVHNNDTSEEDKAQVTTKAPCNKDKDKPVEEPKIKHKKAAIKAIAKINNVLDLIKKFERVQSNLSELKHGPKLNFDYNRTLPKTRKKEVDNLLSKEEESSLNVFGGILEKITKLILPKKNNKKIVNLIRSQSVLLNNENILKKKFQKMYNIDLTNMTVTAKDKIILDYLTQVDRNKDCLLKTNSNEITESIPTIEGNILLNLSEFFKMKSFSDLIQLLEPERSKNHRSIESEKETVETTTKYKKGKAASINKPVDTNKLNSTKEKLKAHLKTIIEDLMELQTAKGGSLKGNVKLADALPCIYNVLNAGKNEIDTKKDVQPAKSIATIFEDVKKEYKLAQTRRNFVDVTKERPKSAVVWDRLVKTLNNKANSKNRRTMNAKVPKTYDQIKKMMEKIENGSSTYKHYALVVKTPPTSKLILLKALDQEVQATINVINEITLSLKELAKLPAEKFAELDEFVSNLVTSTKLTEKVDEKLKADVKKSKMNTENEISKSKPKETQYIRNDVPQRVESDKMRISRVQIVSQLIKNRLQVFLKTKEQLNDDVRSDMSYNVARKIIHYLDTGNFDLANELFKVLVSQKPNDFGVFPNGDSANDKLIVTTTPKLGVMSLRRMSILGREALLPVEEPSRRNEKHINWVNQDHLIKQLLNMKNMGL; encoded by the exons ATGGCTGACTCTAGTCACAACAATACTATTGAACATCATAGAGCTGTTGAAGAAATAAACGAAG TTGCTCTCAAGGACTTGAATCTAACTGGAACATTAGTTGCTAAAAAAATTGACCCCTTGCCACTAATTGCTGGTACCAGAAGAGCAGGTTTTGTAGACAACAGCAGCAAGGCACTTCAGATTGACTTCAATCATCCTAAAGCTTACAACCAAatcaatgacaataaaatagaaaccgTAGAGCAGGAAACTAAATTTGATTCAAGCCACGAGAACTTAAAAACGGTGCTCGGTAATTACACTCAAATGTCCAAGAACAGTAATCTTTCAAAGATTGTAgtcaatgaattaaaaaaaggcAGTGAAATAATTGGTGATGCTAATGCTCCCGTCACGTCAAACATCACATTCACTCCAGAAAATGACACTTTGACTGCAATGGCATTTATTGCtggtaatttattaaacaaattatggGACATGGAAAAAGATGCATCTACGACTTCAACAGAAACTGATGTTATGAAACATGAGAAAATTGCTGATTTACTGGACCTTTTCAAAGAACCACTTAATATAAGACAAGAAACGTTTCTCAAAAATGCTTTAGAACAGTTGTCAACTGCTGTAGATAAAAACAAGAATGCTCAAAATATTTCCATATGTCAGACTATTACTGACGTTGTACATAACAACGACACCAGTGAGGAAGACAAAGCACAAGTGACCACAAAAGCACCTTGCAACAAGGATAAGGACAAACCCGTAGAAGAgccaaaaattaaacataaaaaggcTGCCATTAAAGCTATAGCTAAAATTAACAACGTTTTGGATCTGATTAAAAAGTTTGAAAGGGTGCAAAGTAACTTAAGTGAGTTGAAACACGGACCGAAActtaattttgattataatcGCACGTTGCCCAAGACCAGAAAGAAGGAAGTCGACAATTTATTAtctaaagaagaagaaagttCTCTTAATGTATTTGGAGGTATCTTGGAAAAAATAACGAAACTAATTCTGcctaagaaaaataacaaaaaaattgtcaacCTTATCAGAAGTCAAAGCGTTCTTCTGAATAATGAAAATATCCTTAAAAAGAAATTTcagaaaatgtacaatattGACTTAACTAATATGACTGTCACagctaaagataaaataattttagattacTTAACTCAAGTCGATCGAAATAAAGATTGCTTATTGAAAACTAATTCCAACGAAATCACCGAATCAATCCCAACCATTGAAGGAAATATTTTACTGAATTTatcagaatttttcaaaatgaaatcctTTTCCGACTTGATACAACTTTTGGAACCCGAGAGATCTAAAAACCATCGAAGTATTGAATCGGAGAAGGAAACTGTTGAAACGACTACGAAGTATAAAAAAGGTAAAGCTGCATCAATTAATAAACCAGTTGacacaaataaattgaattcaaCTAAAGAGAAACTGAAAGCACACTTAAAGACTATCATAGAAGATTTAATGGAATTACAAACTGCTAAAGGCGGAAGCTTAAAAGGCAATGTCAAACTGGCTGATGCCCTACCATGTATTTATAACGTTTTGAATGCTGgcaaaaatgaaattgataCCAAAAAAGATGTTCAACCAGCCAAAAGTATAGCGACCATATTTGAAGATGTTAAAAAAGAGTATAAGCTGGCTCAAACGCGAAGAAATTTCGTTGATGTTACGAAAGAGAGGCCAAAGTCGGCAGTTGTATGGGATCGATTAGTTAAAACCCTAAATAACAAAGCAAACTCCAAGAATCGAAGAACAATGAATGCAAAAGTACCTAAAACATACGATCAAATTAAGAAAATGATggaaaaaattgaaaatgggAGTTCTACATACAAACATTACGCGTTGGTGGTCAAAACACCACCTACGAGTAAACTGATATTACTTAAAGCTTTAGACCAAGAGGTGCAGgctacaataaatgtaataaacgAAATAACCCTATCTTTAAAAGAATTAGCAAAATTGCCGGCTGAGAAGTTCGCAGAACTAGATGAATTTGTGTCAAATTTGGTAACTAGTACTAAACTGACCGAGAAAGTCgatgaaaaattaaaagcagACGTGAAAAAGTCGAAAATGAATACAGAGAACGAAATATCTAAAAGTAAGCCGAAGGAGACACAGTACATTAGAAACGATGTGCCTCAGAGGGTAGAGAGCGATAAAATGAGAATCAGTAGGGTGCAGATAGTGAGTCAGTTGATCAAGAATCGTTTGCAGGTGTTCCTAAAGACGAAGGAACAACTCAACGATGATGTACGATCTGATATGAGCTACAACGTTGCTCGGAAAATAATCCACTACCTTGATACTGGCAATTTTGACCTCGCAAATGAATTATTCAAAGTGCTTGTGTCGCAAAAGCCAAATGATTTTGGAGTATTTCCGAATGGTGATTCTGCAAACGATAAGTTGATAG TAACGACAACTCCGAAGTTAGGTGTGATGTCACTGCGTCGGATGTCAATACTTGGCAGGGAGGCCCTACTTCCAGTCGAGGAACCAAGCAGAAGAAATGAGAAGCACATCAACTGGGTGAACCAAGACCATCTGATCAAACAGCTACTGAACATGAAGAACATGGGGTTGTAg
- the LOC110376637 gene encoding uncharacterized protein LOC110376637 — protein sequence MLAWACALALLLSAPTSCTSKFYFSAGAYRRAEECHLCFEKDCMTLDQARCDYYAEAEEVLKEDDEDPGGEADPAMRKEVDDLMFDLVAKVSGVSNNMDCIPYVSRYTNCNKENVCLGCKTCSCDPEGLWNCSIVQPCHGQDPPPNIDHRVLIIAMEALIDSDSVIQGQSHKVKRSVTDSPEDTTSSTITLEQLSEWFYGVKPLSKLKISTTPASDSKVSAMDNDKAILTTTERVSTTKTSEATTKVTNTKTTGDTDYVAFDEVLRSIAVDTKAYNRRKPLTDKFNNQSFDVDYMVMDDDNITGFVNDDLSYLVNFMHEDAAEISTESTTKVVIDLLESAGKVNKGNVTEDVIGLNKDVNLNVFENTNDIIDYSAVNIMKRDVSGQENITSTFVAPTITMILNTTNTSKADTNKTEERMDLKEDILIPLNKIIKDKINELENLKRIKDNLAKIIMSDDDLPEDNKKENNISESHFSIYNLALDTPLNTDLRRSNPNLYEQVMAKFKKDIFEVIRDIILITKHRKSDLPEDLKFLMHAMKRYVYKNKLLEKPKSGKKSKRFKNFRRQMKQYGRCDFVSFKDCLVQVIEAIDNSMAKSNALSPLSPASRRIMKHVILSYYFDENAMPGLRVHDPQYNMTNDLSSIGSQWQGMTNSLLSSSPFATLYRMKLLHYVLSSDIGKMNDALGLIDFAHSRRMLPSLDNVSDDVLEKINNGLTAIHNKVQIIIRYYSNEPTTFRPRAMNETETNTTTEPTDNRQKPNRSFIKHIRTLLQTSKKDIAELLHRKVPKSEIVKQLAKKKLDEISEKRYNEYEETMRRWQKNIEMARFKRSGLDSFKTRIKSIIPNYLRHKVNPKISESKRNATATAVRKADERKKKRDASKRERQSRRSTSPTSSTKKVTPKSKAVNSKYTAVTSKANTAVTKPIPSAKH from the exons CACCAACATCATGCACCTCCAAATTTTACTTCTCGGCGGGAGCCTACCGAAGGGCTGAAGAGTGTCACCTGTGCTTCGAGAAGGACTGCATGACCCTCGACCAGGCGCGCTGTGACTACTACGCAGAGGCTGAGGAGGTACTcaaggaggatgatgaggatccTGGTGGAGAAGCAGACCCTGCCATGAGGAAAGAAGTCGACGATCTGATGTTTGATTTGGTTGCTAAAG TTTCAGGTGTATCTAACAACATGGACTGCATTCCTTACGTCTCCCGGTATACCAACTGTAACAAAG AAAACGTGTGCCTCGGCTGCAAGACCTGCTCCTGTGACCCTGAAGGCCTGTGGAACTGCAGCATCGTGCAGCCATGCCACGGCCAGGACCCGCCCCCGAACATCGACCACCGAGTCCTCATTATAGCCATGGAGGCTCTTATTGACAGCGATTCGGTTATACAAG gtCAGTCTCACAAGGTGAAGCGTTCCGTCACTGACAGCCCAGAGGATACCACATCCAGCACCATCACATTAGAACAACTGTCCGAATGGTTCTATGGAGTCAAGCCGTTGAGCAAGTTGAAGATTAGTACCACGCCAGCAAGTGACTCCAAAGTGTCTGCCATGGATAATGATAAAGCCATACTTACAACTACTGAACGTG TATCTACAACGAAAACTTCAGAGGCCACAACCAAGGTTACGAATACCAAAACCACCGGAGACACAGATTACGTAGCTTTCGACGAAGTACTCCGAAGCATTGCAGTAGATACTAAGGCTTATAACAGAAGGAAACCTTTAACTGATAAATTCAATAACCAATCCTTTGACGTAGATTATATGGTCATGGATGATGATAATATCACTGGTTTCGTTAATGATGATCTGTCTTATTTGGTCAACTTTATGCACGAAGATGCTGCTGAAATAAGTACTGAATCGACTACGAAAGTTGTGATTGATTTGTTGGAATCTGCTGGGAAAGTCAACAAGGGCAATGTTACTGAAG ATGTTATCGGTTTAAACAAGGATgtaaatttaaatgtttttgaaaacacCAATGATATAATAGACTACAGCGCTGTGAATATCATGAAAAGAGATGTTTCAGGACAGGAGAACATTACGTCGACCTTTGTCGCACCAACCATTACAATGATTTTAAACACAACTAATACTAGTAAAGCAGATACCAATAAAACTGAGGAGAGAATGGATTTAAAGGAGGATATACTAATAccattgaataaaattatcaaagatAAAATTAACGAATTAGAAAACTTAAAGAGAATTAAAGATAAtctagcaaaaataataatgagtgaCGATGATCTACCTGAAGacaataagaaagaaaataatataagtgaatcacatttttctatttataatctAGCTTTGGATACTCCTTTAAATACAGACCTAAGAAGATCCAATCCAAATCTGTATGAACAAGTAATGGCAAAGTTTAAAAAGGATATTTTCGAAGTGATACGggacataatattaattacaaaacacaGAAAATCTGATCTACCTGAGGACTTAAAATTTCTTATGCACGCAATGAAGCgatatgtttacaaaaataaattacttgaaaaacCAAAATCTGGGAAAAAGTCGAAGCGATTCAAAAACTTTAGGAGGCAAATGAAACAGTACGGCCGATGtgacttcgtatcgttcaaagaTTGTTTAGTACAAGTCATAGAAGCTATTGACAACAGTATGGCAAAGTCCAATGCCCTGAGTCCTCTGTCACCCGCTTCTAGGAGAATTATGAAACACGTGATACTATCGTACTACTTTGACGAGAATGCAATGCCAGGATTGAGAGTACATGATCCTCAATATAATATGACGAATGACTTATCAAGCATTGGCAGTCAGTGGCAGGGCATGACGAATAGTTTGCTGAGCAGCTCTCCGTTTGCAACCCTCTACAGAATGAAACTATTACATTACGTTTTATCTTCTGATATTGGCAAAATGAACGATGCTCTAGGCCTAATAGACTTTGCTCACAGCAGGAGAATGCTTCCGTCTCTAGATAATGTTAGTGATGAcgtattagaaaaaataaacaatgggTTGACAGCGATTCATAACAaagtacaaataataattcGATATTACTCGAATGAACCAACGACTTTTAGACCTCGAGCAATGAACGAAACTGAAACCAACACTACAACAGAACCCACAGACAATCGTCAAAAGCCAAACCGTTCATTCATAAAGCATATTCGTACTTTATTGCAAACTTCTAAGAAAGATATAGCTGAACTCCTTCACAGAAAAGTTCCAAAATCAGAAATAGTAAAACAACTAGCTAAAAAGAAGCTGGACGAAATATCCGAGAAAAGATATAATGAGTATGAGGAAACAATGAGAAGATGGCAGAAGAATATAGAAATGGCAAGATTCAAACGATCAGGTTTGGATAGTTTCAAGACGCGAATAAAGAGTATCATACCTAATTATCTAAGACATAAGGTCAATCCGAAGATCTCAGAGAGTAAGAGAAATGCTACAGCAACTGCAGTTCGTAAGGCcgatgaaagaaaaaagaagcGGGACGCTTCAAAACGTG AGCGCCAATCAAGAAGGTCTACTTCACCGACGTCGTCTACAAAGAAGGTGACGCCAAAATCTAAagcagtgaattcaaaatatacAGCAGTAACTTCAAAAGCAAACACCGCCGTCACGAAACCCATCCCTTCGGCTAAACATTGA